The genomic DNA aatttatgggtCACGATTTTTTGTAAACGAGGCAacgaaatataattaaaagtcTCAAAATGAATTAACGCTTTGAGgaacttaaataatattttttttgtgaaaaataaaagatgaaAAGATTCTTAaagcaatttatttatatagggACCAGTGGATCGGGCAAGACTTATGCATCGATGCTCCTGCTCAGACAACTCTTTGACGTAGCCGGTGGTGGCCCCGAGACCGATGCTTTTAAACATCTCGCCGCGGCTTTTACTGTTTTACGCTCCCTCGGCTCCGCCAAGACTGCGACCAACTCCGAAAGCTCCAGAATTGTAACATTTCACTCACCAcctctttacaaaaaaaaaatttccacccctaaataaaaaacatttttctagGGTCACTTCATCGAAGTCCAAGTGACTGACGGCGCTCTGTACAGGACAAAAATCCACTGCTACTTTTTGGACCAAACCCGCGTCATTCGACCGCTGCCTGACGAGAAAAactatcatatattttatcagaTGTTGGCTGGGCTGTCTCATGACGAGCGcggtattcaaaattttttttttttattcgtaacaaaataaatttttgcaaaataataaaaattattatttaaattttccagtTAAATTACATCTAGAGggatacaatttaaaaaatctccggtACTTGCAACACGGGGACACGAGACAAGACGAAGCTGAAGACGCTATTAGATTCCAAGCATGGAAAGCGTGTCTAGGTATTATATAATCttaatttgtatatttatctGCTAAAATAAAAAGGCCTTTACTGAATACAAATCAGGGAGAcaataaaaatgagtaaataagtcggtaattaaattattattccaGGTGTGTTGGGGATACCATTTTTGGACGTAGTCAGAGTTCTCGCGGCAGTTCTGATCCTCGGTAACGTGGGATTTACCGACGGCCCTGGCGTCGAGGTCAGCGTAATTGGAGAAAATGAGTTGGCATCAGTCGCGGCACTTTTGGGGGTCCCACCCTCCTCTTTATTGCGCGGTCTTACCTCGAGGACTCACAATGCGCGCGGTCAATTGGTTAAATCTGTGTGCGACGCCAACATGGTAAGTTCTGCTACGtctctaatttattttatcgatgataataattgacatagtttatattattatcattattaatattttaatggtAGTAATGAGAAGTAATTATGATTGTAGTCAAATATGACGAGAGACTCTTTAGCGAAAGCACTTTACTGTCGCACTGTAGCGACGATAGTGAGACGAGCCAACAGTTTGAAGAGACTTGGCTCAACTCTTGGTACACTTTCATCGGATTCCAATGAATCGGTTCACAATCAGGCTGAGGTCACTAGCCAGCATGCGTCAACAATCGGTAGTTCtgcaggtaattttttttcttttaatcaatGGACGGTtctacgaaaaaataaaaatgaaaaatgtgtTAAATAAAAGGAGGAACAGGATCCCGCAGCATGGCGGCGTTGAACAACGCGGTCCGTCACGCCACCGATGGGTTCATCGGGATCCTCGATATGTTTGGATTCGAGGACCCGAAGCCGAGTCAACTGGAGCATCTGTGCATAAATTTGTGCGCGGAGACGATGCAGCACTTTTACAACACCCACATATTCAAGAGCTCGATCGAGAGCTGTCGAGACGAGGGCATACGCTGCGACGTCGAGGTCGATTATGTTGACAATGTGCCTTGTATCGATTTGATATCCTCTCTGGTAAGAGCTCCTCCAAtctcaaattaatattatgcacacccacatatatattttccccCAGCCACTGTTTGATCTCGATAATAAATACATGCATCGCCGCCCTCTACTCCCGACCCCACTCATTATAAATCTATGTCACTAAATTTTCAGCGCACTGGTTTACTGAGCATGTTAGACGTCGAATCCTCGATGCGTGGAACTGCTGAGAGTTACGTTGCCAAAGTTAAAGTGCAGCATAAGCAGAACCCAAGATTATTTGATCCAAGAAGTCTCGACTGTCGGTCCTTTGGCATTCAGCATTTTGCCgggaaaataatttacgatGCTTCGGATTTTCTGGGTACATACtcgcttatttatttatttatctgtttACTTAgggactaattaatttatcattttatttttttatcaagacaCAAACAAAGACATTGTCCCAGATGACCTAGTTGCTGTTTTCTACAAGCACACATGCAACTTTGGGTTCGCCACCCACTTATTTGGCAGTGAACTGAAAGCACTTTATGCCAGCGATACTGTGCCACGTGGTGTCAGCTTTAGAATATCACCGACTTCACACACTGATTTGTTAGTATTGTcattgcactgtaaaaaaatcgagtgaattagaattttattcaaacacTCTGAGTTCCGGGAAacaaaatcactccgcatgtgaaaaaatttattccttCAACTTCATAAGAGCGAAAGTTTCCTTAATTTGAGTCAGTAATTTACTCCGAAATTTTACTGCGATTTCACTCCGggtagtttttttataattaattttttccaaatttccttgggagtgaaattcactcccagggaatttaatgaataaaaatcccaccggattcactccgcgaattttttacagtgtgattaaataaataattaattaattaagtgagatagtaaagaaatgaaaagtaaatttaataataaaaaaaataaataatagactTTATTGTAGATTAAATGGTGACGAGCCAATATCTACACTCACTCAGGACTTCCATACACGTCTTGATAATTTACTACGTACGTTAGTACACGCACGTCCACATTTCGTACGTTGTATCCGTAGCAACGCGACCGAAACGCCTTTACATTTAGATAGGAGAGTTGCAATGCGACAAATACGTTCTCTTCAAGTACTTGAGACTGTTAATTTAATGGCTGGAGGTAGacaattactttattattattattattattattattattattattaattttatttgtagttGTACTGGCACTTGCTCTTGTTggctattttaatttaagcgAGCGAGTTAACGGCGGACGGTTTTGGGAACTGGAGCAATGAAAGTTTACTTTTctagataatttatatatatttatatacattaacAGGATATCCACATCGAATGCGTTTCAAGGCGTTCAATGCGCGGTACAGACTGATTGCGCCGTTCAAGCAGCTGCGACGATCCGAGGAGCAGGCTGTCGAGGACACTAAACTTATTTTGCAAAATGCACAGCAAGTTAAGAGCAAGTTTGGCGCGAGTACCAGTTGGGCACTCGGAAAACGTCACATTTTTTTGAGCGAGGGGATAAGACAGCAGCTGGAAAATTTGAGATCTGAAACACGTCGGAAGGCTGCCACTGTCATACaggttctttttttttaatttttatcgaatttagatctttaggtaaaattaaattttgaaaattaattctgTCGGTTTTAAAAGAGATCTTGGATCAATAGCTCAGGACATTCAATATTTTGTGGccattatttacaataataataataataataattttttatcatagaCGACATGGCGCGGATGGCGCGTTAGAAGAAGATGGCCAGTGAGACGCATCCCTCTTTCACTACCAACCGGAATTATTTCCAAACACACCCAGCACTCAAACAACGGAACCCACCGCAATGTCACCAGTACGACAACCGGAACCCGACCCCGGCCGCAGCCGATCGCCGGCACTCCTCCTCCAGATCCTACCGAAAAGTGCGCGGATCAAAAAATGATCCAGCAAACCTGCACTCTCTTTGGACTTGACCTCGTAAGTTCCACTTCTCCGTACTTCTGACCAATCCCACCCTCCAGTGCACTAATttgcaaataattaatttatctaacAGGAGAGACCGCCTCCAGTGCCACCGAGTAGATCCTACACAGTAACGGGAAATACAAAACTCGGTTATCCTCAAACGCGTGTCATGAAAATGCCATTCccaggtaaataaattttgcagtcaacaattacatgttcaattttgatgtttatattagggtgcttttatttctgcgactatttttattttcactcccatcccgaaattttgttggaaataccctcaaaaaaattccctgcgAGTTTGAGTCCGTAGTAAtcttgggtttttattttttaaacttctataactccgcggcattttatatcatctcgcccaaagtcgggattttctcaaaattaaatgctctacaaaagtgcccgcggtcgcgaagtcgtaactcatacgggtggggtagtacggacctctaaatcgatttttttatagaattcttgttttttctctcagaaaaaatttttttacagaaaaaatgtaaatgacaattttataggaaattcaattctctacaaaaaaagtccttagcaccgaatcactcagattgatattttctgagatatgAGTAAAATAACAAATCAATGTTTTCTAAGATTTGATTCGACATTTTATGAGAATTCAATGCTACGtaaacttcaataattaatatctcagGAAATATCAATATTAGTGATTTGGTGctcaggaccttttttgtaggaaataaaatttcctataaaattgtcatttacattttttctgtagaaaaattttttctcagagaaaaaacaagaattctataaaaaaattagatttagagctccgtactaccccacccgtatgagttacgacttcgcgaccgcgggcacttttgtagagcatttaatttagAGAAAATCCCGACTTTGGGCaagatgatatcataaaatgccgcggagttatagaagtttaaaaaataaaaacccaagaTTACTAAGGACtcacgatcctgaagttagcagacaattaaaaatttttggattttattttgaacatttaaatttaaaaaaaaaaaaaatcaaaaatgcacatgtagaaaattttaaaaactacaggtgcaattttttcaaaatttttttttttataatttactgtctaaaataaaatccaaaaattattagacgtcggctaacttcaggatcataaggACTCAAACTcgcagggaatttttttgagggtatttccaacaaaatttcgggatgggagcgaaaaaaaaaatagtcgcagaAATAAAAGCACCATAGTATAAATGAATGTATGAATTTTTGTCCAGAAGAAGGCGAAGGAGAAGTTGTTTTGTTGAAAGGCGAGACGGTTTTAGTTATCGGCGCATCGGCTCGACGCGGGCATCTTCTTGTCGAGCACAACAACGTGACCCTCCACGTGCCCTATCAGTTCATGGAATTGAAGCCGTgtaatattaacatttaattatttatttaaacatttattacttatattaaATCACAAGACtcttactattaattattattactattaaaaaaaaattatacgttACATTTGAGTGTAATTGCCAATAAATTGCCATAGGAATTTTTATATGTagtaatttaaagaaaataattaacagaACTGCTATTATTGTCTTCCATAGTTAAGATAAATttctatattaaaataatgatgagGATGTAGAAATATAAAcgtacaaaatataaatttataattattattattatatacttttaaatcaataaaataaattttatttgaattctcAGTTTGCCACCGAATCTTTCCATTCTTGacggattaaaattttttttctgtttactttttaatcttgaaagaaataaaactcGAAGAAGCTGAATGTAAAGGGGTGGGGGAGAAgccgaaataaataaaagaggatgtggaaaaatttttcaatggatACAAAGAAACGGGAGAAAATTCATCGACAAATAAGTTGAGACTCGGTAGGAAATACGGTTCGATAAATTCTTTTGACGCCTTGCCTTGACGTGtcgtctatatatatgtatatatatgagcgtggaaatattatctttttgtagtaaaaatatgtatatatatatttcgtattttttttttttatatttccgcTTTTCTTGTACGATCTTTAGTTTTCCTGGACTTTCTTTTTATATTAGCTAACCTTCCTCGGCAATCTCACTCAAGTTGTTTCACAGTCTGCGAACACATTTCGAAGGAACTTTGATGTCGAATACGAGACGCCAGCGAGTTCTGGCCTGAGCgaactgataaaaaataaataaattcaatcgAGTAAAATTAAACTCgctcattttaaattttatcatttttattggtGGATGTAAATAAAAGTGCGACGACAAATCGGGAAATTACGctctcaaaaatatattttatattaaatgcgAGGATATCAGAGCTTGTATTTTTACTGCCGCTGCAGCTGGTCCATTAAATTTCTTCAAgctttagtatttatttaatatatatgttgctTGTCAACTTAAAGTAGTCCTTGATGTAtcatattactttttttatgtataaaaatatataaaaagcaGCTATTACgcttcttaaataattttttgtcatcaGGATTACTTGAAGCGAAGCTTTTTTACGCCCGTTTTAGGTGGAGACCCATAACTCTGCCATTTTTCGAAATAACTACACACAATACTgccattttttgttaattttcacGTATACAAGATTTATTTTCGGGCAGACGACACTCGGAGTTTCGTCCTGTTTTGACTTCTTtatactgtgtgaccatttctaTCCACAGTAGTCTATAATTCTGCCCGTTTTGGGAATAAGAACGCGCAGTCTTACcattatatttcaaaattaaattatattaatcaatGATTAGGGTTTTATGTAAACCACGAAAGAAGCTTCTCTTTTCTCGGGTGTTCCATGAcacataggggagggtggggcagagcggccccctaagcgaattattactttttgtggctttcaaccataagatcactttccTTTTGTCCTTCGAAcgaatttatggacattttgccaaaattctgaaaaaaaaaaatttttttgtggggcagagcggctcccctccaaaaagtgataaaaaatttttttttttcatttttttttttttaaattgttttcatcattgagaatgtatttctttctcttgacaactatttctggttttatattactcgaaaaaaattttttaaggtgtaataaatcgttcactctcgattaccttaattactaattgttatttaataaaaaaaaaaaaaacaattctatagttttactttatttcaaaaatttatcaactaaaaaaaaaatttttattaatataaatttttgtgaccaaATTTGGCTCTTATATAGAAAAagggccgaaaaatatgaaaaaataattttttcggaagtttcggctggtccattttgccccaggtgttatgcgtaggtctagaaatgtggaattataataatttttttttgaatttgacaataaaaatatgaaaaaatcactttttcaaaatttttgggttgtccattttgccccaggtgtcatacgtagggctaaaaatgcgcaaatatatcggatttatagtaatcagacgaaaaaaaaaaaattttctttttgatcaaaatttcaggggggccgctctgccccacccacCCCTACGTCTTTTTCCTTATCTACGATATAGCGAATACACAcgtgagatttttttttttcattactagtaattatattaatttttcttataataagTAGTTACGTCCATTTTTCATCagactatatttttattctgtacTCCAAAAAACTGAGCACGAATtcgcaagtaataaatttttttaatgagtagTCAGTGCCAGTTTAAGTCAgacgtaattaaaaaaagtagaaatgTCTCTTTAGTCAGacataaaaactatttttataaaaatgaaaaacttttATGAAAATGAGGGAatgatccaaaaattattattgggttgaaatttgatttaaaaaaatcaaaaaactttttttaacactagTGATAACTCGCGTTTTTGATCAGAcaggaattaatttttttattaaagaaaataaaataaaaatattttactacttTCCATTGAAGAAAAACTTCCTGAGATTAAAATTTGCTACGCGCGCAAtaactttttactattaacgtaaatatatatttattttaattgtcagTAACGTGACCATATTTCAAGGTTTAGACTCCATAATTTTTATCTGTCCTCagcaaaaatatatacatatatatttttatctcaatcCCGATTGTCGGGTATCTGACCTATGACGTCAATTCAGTTTATTAATCtcgtaaaaaatatcattcgtTTTATATTGCCCGTAAAAAGTATCACAATAgaatatgcatatatatatcagggtaataaaaaaattaaatatctccTTATTGTCGTCAGTCATCACGTCAATAACTTAAACTAATAGCGACTTTTTACTGCGAGCAATCGGCTGCTTATACTTTTATCCTTAGAAGTAAAAAGCTCTGGAAtttcttaatatatttttttacgtttcgATAACATCAGAACAGAAAGATACTTTTTGCAAAGAGTCGGAAAAAAATCCGACGTCGTTTTCAGCTTTTCACTGAGGCTTTAATGCAATTGAAAACACAGCTTATCCAAAAAGGTACacgagcaagaaaaaaaatgatagcaAGCTCTGAGAAGTCAGAAAAGTAAAGACGCTTTCACAGGATTCAAACGAGTCTTATGTGTGCATGTATAAGACCAAAAAGAAGTATAGTGTCGTAGAGGGCGCGCAAAACGAATCAACTGGCAGGGATGTTTGCATAACCCTGATTCCTAAGGGAGTCTAGTCGATCGAATTCAAATCGAAGAAACCAGTCGACTGTAATACGAGcaagataaaatttacgaGGTTAAAACTTACTACTTCGACGGTTGTGTttgcattttaaataaaatctttaaCTATTTCGTAGACTGTACATTTAGAGTTTTCAtgttttgaaatttcgatttagatttatcgaaatttcGATTGTTAAATTGGCTGACGTTGATTGCGACGAACGGAGCCACGGAAAATGAGAGGTTGGATTTAAAATTgcggaaatttatttaaagtatttgatttttaattattagcgGGCTGATGAAAGGGAAAAATTTGAACCcgggtaattttttaatttttctgactCTTTcgactgatttttataatcgcaaattaagtaaattatgggattcatttccttgcatggaaaagaaaatttactgTAACCTCAGCGAAATTtcggttttttcaattttcaaattgatgaaatttaagaattttgggaaatggaaaaaaaaattgcgatcCACTTCTCGGTTGATTCAAAAGGAAAACAAACTTGTCCCAATACCTGTACAtggaacaataaaaaataagtgaaaagAATCTGGTCGCGTGTAAAGTTTAAATCAGAAAAGAAACCGGTTTAATAGAGAGAAAAGTATAAAGAAAAGCAGATGCCTTCTGGGCGTAAAGAAAACTTGGGGACTTTGTCATTTTTATCGGCAGCCCGATATCCCTCGCCCATGATTGGCCCATGGAACTTTTCTGATCCGTCTTTTGCTTCTCTTATAAAACTTAAAGATCTCACCTCAGCTCGAGGCTGCCCAGCTTTCTATACGTAAATCACCtgttctttctctctctcctTCGGTCCAGCCCCTTCCCTCTATTCTCCGTCATTCCGAACTCTCATTCTCCAATCGATGCTCTTTGTCCCGCCTCGTCCTCAAATCCATGCCAGGGGTGCCTCATTCTCATCCTCATTCTCATCCTCGTTCTACTTTTTTCCACCCTTTCTTTTGCTTTCTCGCGAGACATCCGTTTGTCCAACTTAAAAACTCTTGGAATCAAATGTGATAGTAACCGGGAGGAAGTTGGCGGCGTACCCACGCCTTCTATATCTTGTGGAGATTTTGATTGCGTTTGCAAATGCCGGGAAATCTTTGTCAACTTCTCGTCCATACTCTCAgaaaatgaaccagtgaaatttcactgattctcCAGTGAAATCCACTAATTCACCAGTGACTAaaagttcactggttgaatcagtggaatttcactggttcattttagAAGAGTAGTCTTCTGATATAACGCTAGCACATAAAagtgaaggaaaaaaatttatacttaaaataCCGCGTCTGTGGTCTAGGATTTCTCTAGGACTTCTCTATACTATCGATACTTTTATATAAGAAAACGTCATCCATACAATTCATGCTTGCAATCTTTACTTACTTGTCCCCTGTGAATTACTTTTCTCCTtatacttttcatttttttcttttttttataacaacttttattagattttttattcttcttaaaattttttttttagacgaagaatctataaaattatttttacttactaaTTATTACGCGATAAAATTCAAACTAAAACAGACGTTCTGagttaatatttacttttttagatttaaaatggaattttttcagCCGtgggtacaaaaaaaatttctattttaattagttttgtGTTTTCTTAAAGTAAACTATAGATAGTAATCTATAGTAATTGTTGATATTAATCCTAattgagttgaaaaaaaattttagtcagTAAATTCTCTActgattttgtaaaaaaatttttttgaataatttgaggttagaaaaaattttctctcatCTAATAAATTTGACATCGAATCAAACTCAAAATAAGACacgaaatttttcaatttaatttttctcggctaaaataaaattgaatttaaataacccGCCAATTAGTTGTCTAATTTGGtcacctaataatttttaaaaattcaaataaataatttgtaggaatcAGAGGTTAGAAAATTTCCACTAgttcttaaataataaatatttcgataaatttttgatcacTTACCTCTTACCTGGTACTAAATATAAATcctaaaaaaccataaaataaaattttcagagccaggtaataaaaaaaggtaTTTCAATTCTAACCACTTGTTTTCTTTATTCTATAACGCATACGTACATTAAAACTCTCTCTTaacttctaaaaaatttaatcttacccaacataaaatatatatatataataattaaaattactaacaattattttttaccaaattCCCGTCCCCCAAATCGtcatttgatttcaaaaattccactataatgaaattttttattttacatttattttttattttattcgaattcattatattttaattaataaacaaattgatttattcatttattattaatattatttacacaTGACACAAgtgggttttaaaataaataattaaaacaaattaatgagACACGCTTCGTTGATATGTAAACtctacataataataataataaataataatttatttattgtacgAGTTTGAGAGCAGATCCGCGGGTGGATCTGCGTGCTGACTAGTCACGCAGCCGCAACATCACGGACCTGCTCTCTTACATTTTCACTTGCTAATTATCTCTCACATTCTAAATAGTACACTATCTCTTGCTTCCGAGCACCacatacatattatatatatatagacaataaacatacacatacatgtaCATGTACATTATACATTACACATTTTACATTATtacattatacatatatatagttttGCGAATAATcttgcaatatatatataatacaaggTGTCCCAAAAGTGCCGCACATAAACCAAGGGGTAGATAAGGGGCGCAATTCTGACACGAAAAGTCCTTTTATGTTTTTCAGTTTTATGCACAGGTAAAACTTACGCGGGTAAGAATATTTAGCCGAAAGTGcgtcgaaaaatttaaatccggGTGAAATCGCTCCGaaatcgtaaaattttattgggaCAGGCCGaaatttggctgaaaatttattatttctaataaacaGACCGAAAATTGGCTGAAATTTGGCCGAAATCACACCGAAACTGTAGAATTTATTGGGACAGGCAGAAAGttgactgaaaatttattatttctaataaacaGACCAAAAATTGGCTGAAATTCGGCCGAAATCACACCGAAACTGTAGAATTTTATTGGGACAGGCCGAAAGttggctgaaaatttattatttctaataaacaGACCGAAAATTGGCTGAAATTTGGCCGAAATCACGCCGGAAATGTAGAATTTTGTTGGGAAAGGCCGGAAGTTGGCCGGAAAAACGCTGAAATTTTAGTATTCCTACCAAACAGGCCGAATATAGACTGAAATTCGGCCGAAATCACACCGAAGCCGTATAGAATTATATTAGAACAGGCCAAAAGTTTGCCGAAAATATGACGAAATTTTGGTATTCTTAATACACAGGCCAAAAGT from Microplitis mediator isolate UGA2020A chromosome 7, iyMicMedi2.1, whole genome shotgun sequence includes the following:
- the LOC130671598 gene encoding myosin-I heavy chain isoform X2, with protein sequence MCFGGLVVKSRGRETTLSCTAIYNNKVGKQELKQLEQEQKEEQEELKQSNQHKYTIDEYSSVFVKMGMLLPDETYEERESAASSTRTTSASSSPGSSGSGSYSSTNKLVLGDMDEVEAAKALAVLQKCDEFLQRYNIRPEFFCRHRERLALQTWLRQRSKLNSDASSSNEASHLQQRLKTLSTELVTLRNRLHVSQPGSNGAANGVNNTIASPAPGSGSGGVGPGPAGAGSVATLATASCDKGAPTAAPAVPPRNTQSHNNVVPHPIGHSSGHSVTASAIIHPHANHSTANDLGHNSTANNLISDLERSKRSDDGLVSCVTALSSFRSPPISRIIADVKGSGKGHLTQRCITKSGQSVSQNSTTLEDLIHLPGPLTEDAVLKCLQARFCAKQYHTNVGPILVSINPYTDVGNPLTLTSTRTVPLAPQLNKVVQEAVRQQSETGYPQAIILSGTSGSGKTYASMLLLRQLFDVAGGGPETDAFKHLAAAFTVLRSLGSAKTATNSESSRIGHFIEVQVTDGALYRTKIHCYFLDQTRVIRPLPDEKNYHIFYQMLAGLSHDERVKLHLEGYNLKNLRYLQHGDTRQDEAEDAIRFQAWKACLGVLGIPFLDVVRVLAAVLILGNVGFTDGPGVEVSVIGENELASVAALLGVPPSSLLRGLTSRTHNARGQLVKSVCDANMSNMTRDSLAKALYCRTVATIVRRANSLKRLGSTLGTLSSDSNESVHNQAEVTSQHASTIGSSAGGTGSRSMAALNNAVRHATDGFIGILDMFGFEDPKPSQLEHLCINLCAETMQHFYNTHIFKSSIESCRDEGIRCDVEVDYVDNVPCIDLISSLRTGLLSMLDVESSMRGTAESYVAKVKVQHKQNPRLFDPRSLDCRSFGIQHFAGKIIYDASDFLDTNKDIVPDDLVAVFYKHTCNFGFATHLFGSELKALYASDTVPRGVSFRISPTSHTDLLYCRLNGDEPISTLTQDFHTRLDNLLRTLVHARPHFVRCIRSNATETPLHLDRRVAMRQIRSLQVLETVNLMAGGYPHRMRFKAFNARYRLIAPFKQLRRSEEQAVEDTKLILQNAQQVKSKFGASTSWALGKRHIFLSEGIRQQLENLRSETRRKAATVIQTTWRGWRVRRRWPVRRIPLSLPTGIISKHTQHSNNGTHRNVTSTTTGTRPRPQPIAGTPPPDPTEKCADQKMIQQTCTLFGLDLERPPPVPPSRSYTVTGNTKLGYPQTRVMKMPFPEGEGEVVLLKGETVLVIGASARRGHLLVEHNNVTLHVPYQFMELKPCNINI
- the LOC130671598 gene encoding myosin-I heavy chain isoform X1, with the protein product MCFGGLVVKSRGRETTLSCTAIYNNKVGKQELKQLEQEQKEEQEELKQSNQHKYTIDEYSSVFVKMGMLLPDETYEERESAASSTRTTSASSSPGSSGSGSYSSTNKLVLGDMDEVEAAKALAVLQKCDEFLQRYNIRPEFFCRHRERLALQTWLRQRSKLNSDASSSNEASHLQQRLKTLSTELVTLRNRLHVSQPGSNGAANGVNNTIASPAPGSGSGGVGPGPAGAGSVATLATASCDKGAPTAAPAVPPRNTQSHNNVVPHPIGHSSGHSVTASAIIHPHANHSTANDLGHNSTANNLISDLERSKRSDDGLVSCVTALSSFRSPPISRIIADVKGSGKGHLTQRCITKSGQSVSQNSTTLEDLIHLPGPLTEDAVLKCLQARFCAKQYHTNVGPILVSINPYTDVGNPLTLTSTRTVPLAPQLNKVVQEAVRQQSETGYPQAIILSGTSGSGKTYASMLLLRQLFDVAGGGPETDAFKHLAAAFTVLRSLGSAKTATNSESSRIGHFIEVQVTDGALYRTKIHCYFLDQTRVIRPLPDEKNYHIFYQMLAGLSHDERVKLHLEGYNLKNLRYLQHGDTRQDEAEDAIRFQAWKACLGVLGIPFLDVVRVLAAVLILGNVGFTDGPGVEVSVIGENELASVAALLGVPPSSLLRGLTSRTHNARGQLVKSVCDANMSNMTRDSLAKALYCRTVATIVRRANSLKRLGSTLGTLSSDSNESVHNQAEVTSQHASTIGSSAGGTGSRSMAALNNAVRHATDGFIGILDMFGFEDPKPSQLEHLCINLCAETMQHFYNTHIFKSSIESCRDEGIRCDVEVDYVDNVPCIDLISSLRTGLLSMLDVESSMRGTAESYVAKVKVQHKQNPRLFDPRSLDCRSFGIQHFAGKIIYDASDFLDTNKDIVPDDLVAVFYKHTCNFGFATHLFGSELKALYASDTVPRGVSFRISPTSHTDLLYCRLNGDEPISTLTQDFHTRLDNLLRTLVHARPHFVRCIRSNATETPLHLDRRVAMRQIRSLQVLETVNLMAGGYPHRMRFKAFNARYRLIAPFKQLRRSEEQAVEDTKLILQNAQQVKSKFGASTSWALGKRHIFLSEGIRQQLENLRSETRRKAATVIQTTWRGWRVRRRWPVRRIPLSLPTGIISKHTQHSNNGTHRNVTSTTTGTRPRPQPIAGTPPPDPTEKCADQKMIQQTCTLFGLDLERPPPVPPSRSYTVTGNTKLGYPQTRVMKMPFPEEGEGEVVLLKGETVLVIGASARRGHLLVEHNNVTLHVPYQFMELKPCNINI